The sequence ATTAAATGAAACTCACTTTAAGTTTCAAAATAAGTTATTAAATTTAAATTCATTAACTTCCCACAACCTTGTAAATATTTTAAGAAATTTAGCCTTTGTTATGTTTATTTGGTATTTTGGTGGAGGCTCCCTTGGCGGTGGAGGTTTTGTCACACTAGGAGTGTTATATGCATTTGTTGATTATATTAATCGACTGTTCCAGCCTGTAACGGGTATGGTAAATCAGTTGGCTAATTTAGAGCAAGCTCTTGTAGCAGGAGAAAGAGTGTTTACGTTACTAGACGAAAAAGGGGTTAAGGTAAGTGATCAATCTATTCCTCGATATAAAGGAAATGTGACATTTCAACATGTTTCCTTTGGTTACAGTGAAAACCATTATGTGCTAAAAGATATTCATTTTGAAGCGAAGCAAGGAGAAACCATCGCTTTAGTTGGGCACACTGGATCTGGAAAAAGTTCTATTATGAACCTTTTGTTCCGTTTCTATGACTGTGATGAAGGGAAAATCCTTATTGATGGGAAGGATATCAAAGAATTTGATCATCAAACGATACGTGAACATATGGGAATTGTTTTGCAAGATCCATATTTGTTTTCAGGTACTATTGCTACTAACGTGACTTTAAACTCTTCAAAAATTTCTCGTGAGAAAATGGAAAAAGCGTTAAAAGCTGTAGGTGCAAATCGTGTGATGACTCATTTAGAAGAGGGGTTAGATACAGAAGTAGTTGAAAAAGGAAGTACGCTATCCTCAGGTCAACGACAGCTAATTTCTTTTGCTAGAGCATTAGCATTTGATCCTGCCATCTTAATTCTTGACGAAGCAACTTCAAGTATTGATACTGAAACAGAATCTATCATTCAGAATGCGATGGAAGTATTGAAAAAAGGAAGAACGACGTTTATAATTGCGCACCGTCTTTCAACGATTAAAAATGCAGATCAAATTATTGTGTTGGATAAAGGAGAGATGATTGAAAAAGGTACACATGATGAGCTAATGAACTTGAAAGGTCGTTACTACCAAATGTATGAGTTGCAGAAAGGCAAAGAGTCTGTTAAGAAGATCTCTTGAACAAACTCCTTTACCATTTAGTAGAAAATTAATATAGCTTCCGAAGTTTGAACTGCACCTCCATTAAGACAACCAGGAGGTGTAGTTTTTAAACATTTTTTAGAAAAAAAGTTCTTATTATCTCTATCTTAAGAAAGCCACCATATGTTCATTAATTTTAAATCTCCTTAATAAGTTATACCGATTCTAGCGTATTCATAATCATGATTCGTTAATAATGAATAGGTAAAATCCGCCGTATCATAAATGGAAATGGAGCTACTGCTTTCAGGAAGTTGATGCTTTTGTACCCGATAATTTCCTTGCCTTTGTCCAGTAGGTAAATAGGTAGGACAAACGATGGACCACTCCATATTGGATTGTTTTAGCATAAAATAAGTTTTTAAATGATCTTTTACAGCCGTTGTCTTTTTTCGCTTTGATTCAACTGTTAAAAATCGGAACGTACCCGGATTGGACCTGGACTGTAAAATACCAGCAGTTCCAATGGTAATAATACGTTTTACGTTGAAAAGGCGCATTGATTTTAAGATGAGTGGCATACTTTTGGATAGAGTACTATTTTGATCTGTTCCTAAACAACTAACAACAATGTCCGATTGGTTCATTGTATTCTGTATGTCCGTCTCATCTAGAACATTTCCTTGAATAACGGAAAGATTGGAAGAACTAATGGTGATTTTTTCCTTATTACGGACGAGAACACGAACGTCATGTCCACCTTGAACCATGTTATCAAGTAGAATGGACCCTACTCTTCCTGTTGCTCCAAATAAACAAATTTTCACGGAAATTCTCCTTTATTTATTAATAATCTAATTTTACAGGAAGAAATCAGCGATCGAAATCTTTTTGATTGACAATTAATAATGATAGTCGTAAGATGACATTTGTATTAATTAATCCGATAAGAATAATGGGGGTTTAAATAATGAAAAAGTGGATACTTACTTTAGGAATTAGTGTAGCTATGTTTGGATTAGCTGCCTGTGGTTCTGGAGATAAAAAAGATGAAGCTACAAGTGATACTGCACTCTATGACAGGGTCATTGAGGATGGAGAATTATTAATTGGAACAGAGGGGACTTATCCTCCGTACTCTTTTCATGACGATTCAGGTGATTTAACTGGTTTTGACGTAGAAATTGCTCGTGAAGTAGCGAAGCGACTTGGTGTAGAAGCAGTATTTAAGGAGACACAGTGGGATGCAATGTTTGAAGGGTTAAATTCTAAGCGCTTTGATATGATTGCGAACCAAGTAGGTATTAAAGAAGACCGTATAGAGAAGTATGATTTTTCGATTCCTTATATTTCTTCCTCTGCCGTATTAGTAACTGCTGAAGATAGTGATGTTACATCATTTGAAGATATTGAAGGGTTAACATCTGCTCAATCTTTAACCAGTAATTACAGGGAAATCGCTGAGGATTATGGTGCAAAGGTCCAAGGAGTAGATGGATTAGCACAAGCAATTGAACTTTTAGCTGCAGGGCGTGTAGATGTAACAATTAATGATAAGCTTTCAATATTAGACTATAAGCAAAAACAACCAAATGCGAAAATTAAAATTGCAGCAACATCTGAAGACGCTTCTGAAAGTGGATTAATGTTTAATCAAGGTAACGATAAATTGGTCGATGAAGTGAACAAAGCGTTAGAGGAAATGATGGAAGATGGAACATATTTAGAAATTTCCGAAAAATGGTTTGGAGAAGATGTTAGGTAGTATTTTTCAAGATCCCGAAAGAATGATGGACATTTTGCAAAGCTCCCTCTTGCCTCTGCTTAAGGGAGCTTTGTATTATTCAATTCCTCTAACAATATGGTCTTTCATTTTTGGGATGATGTTGGCTATCTTAACTGCATTAGCGAGGTTATCAGGAAGTAAATTATTCAGGGGAGTGGCGAGAGTTTACGTTTCCGCCATTCGTGGAACACCACTTCTAGTACAATTATTTATTATTTTCTATGGGTTACCAACGTTAGAAATTGAATTTTTAAAGTTTGATCCCTTTCCGTCTGCTGTCATTGCATTTTCCTTAAATGTAGGGGCATATGCATCAGAAATTGTTCGTGCAGCGATACAGTCGATTCCAAAAGGACAATGGGAAGCTGCTTTTTCGATAGGAATGACCTATCGTCAAGCATTAAGGCGCGTTATACTTCCACAAGCTGCTCGAGTTTCAATTCCGCCATTATCAAATACTTTTATTAGTCTAGTGAAGGATACGTCTTTAGCATCGTTAGTATTAGTTACAGAGCTTTTTCGTAAAGCACAAGAAATAGCAGCCTCTAATTATGAATTTTTATTGATTTATACAGAAGCTGCATTAATTTATTGGGTTATCTGTTTTATTTTATCCATAATTCAAGATCGAATTGAAAATAGACTAGACCGATTTGTAGCGAAATAGAGAGGAGGGAACAGAATGATTTCGATTCGTAATTTGAAGAAAAGCTTTGGTTCTTTAGACGTATTAAAAGACATGAATCTTGAGGTAGAAAAGGGGCAGGTAATTGTACTTATTGGTCCATCTGGTTCGGGAAAAACAACGTTTCTCCGCTGCGTAAACGCTTTAGAAATTCCAAATAGTGGAGTAATTAATGTGGATCAATTGGAGTTGGATTTTGAGAATAAAATTTCTCAAGCAGACATATTGCAACTAAGAAGACAAACAGGAATGGTCTTTCAAAATTATAATTTATTTCCACATAAAACGGCGTTAGAAAATGTCATGGAAGGTCCAATTATTGTACAACGGCGTAGAAAAGAAGAGGTAAGAAAGCTCGCTGTTTCCTTACTTGAAAAAGTTGGTCTAGGAGATAAAATAGATTATTATCCTCATCAATTATCAGGGGGACAGCAACAGCGTGTTGGAATTGCACGTGCACTTGCTATCCAACCTAAAGTTATGTTATTTGACGAACCGACATCTGCACTTGACCCTGAGCTTGTAGGGGAAGTTTTGAAGGTGATGAAAAATTTAGCAGAAGAAGGTTTAACGATGATAGTCGTCACTCATGAAATGAGATTTGCTAAGGAAGCTGCTGATAAAGTCATTTTTATGGACGGAGGATATGTGATAGAGAGTGGGAGCCCTGAGCAACTATTCGAGCATCCTAAAGAAGAGCGAACAAAACAGTTTTTGCAAGTTCTACAATAGAGACCTTGTTTTTCTAACGGGTTGTTAAGTACAATAAATTTAATAGAAACACAAACAAAGGTCTAATTCACAATGAATTAGACCTTTGTTTGTGAAAGTCATTTGCTTAAAATGATTCTGGGTTTCTATTTCTTTTATATTCGCTAATTATGTTGTTCGTTAAATTATTTTTACACTATATAAAATGACTCATGGTGCTCTTTTAACAAGTTATTTAAGAAAATTAATCATCCTACAGGTTTATTTATGCCAAATGTGGAAAAGGGTAAGATAATACATTTTTTAGGGGGTAAACGAGATGGATTATCGTACCGAAAGAGATACACTCGGTGAAGTGAAGGTGAAAACAGACCGATTTTGGGGAGCCCAAACCCAGAGAAGTATGGAAAACTTCAAAATAGGAATTGAGAAGATGCCACTTGAAATCATATACGCTTTTGCCCAATTGAAAAAAGCTTCCGCCATTGTGAACGAAGAATACGGCACTTTGTCGACAAATAAAAAAAATCTGATTGTAAGGGCATGTGAAAACATTTTACGAGGGGAGTTAGACGAACATTTTCCACTAGTTGTTTGGCAAACAGGTAGTGGAACGCAAACGAATATGAACGTAAATGAAGTCATTTCTTTTATTGCTAATCAATTAAGTAAAGAAGAGAGAGTACATCCAAATGATGATGTGAATAGGTCTCAAAGTTCGAATGATACCTTCCCTACTGCGATGCATATTGCAGCATATGATCAAATCCATAAGAAACTTCTCCCCACATTAACTGAATTTGCAGAAGTATTAAAGGAAAAAGAAACTGAATTTATGAAAGTGCTAAAAATTGGTCGAACCCATTTGCAGGATGCTACTCCACTAACATTAGGCCAAGAAATCAGTGGCTGGCGAATGATGATTAAACATTCAACGGCCATGATAGAAGAGAGTAGTCAGCGTTTATTGAATTTAGCGATTGGAGGAACGGCCGTAGGAACAGGAATAAATGCACCTAAGGAGTTCGGAAATAAGGTTGCGAATCAATTAAGGAATCAAATGAGTTATGAATTTATTTCATCTGATAATAAGTTTCACGCCTTAACAAGCCATGATGAAATGGTTTATGTACATGGAGCGATGAAAGGATTAGCAGCTAATGTGATGAAAATCGCCAATGATATTCGTTGGTTATCAAGTGGTCCTCGAAGTGGAATTGGAGAAATCAGTATTCCTGCTAATGAACCAGGAAGTTCTATCATGCCGGGGAAAGTAAATCCGACGCAAAGTGAAGCGATTACCATGGTCGCTACTCAAATATTTGGGAATGATGCCACGATTGGCTTTGCTGCAAGTCAAGGGAACTTTGAGTTGAATGTATACAAACCCGTAATTTTATATAATTTTTTACAGAGTGTACGATTACTAACCGATGGGATTGCATCCTTTACATCTAATTGTATAAAGGGATTGTCGATAAATAAGGAAACCATTGATAAGCATGTAAATAATTCATTGATGCTAGTAACTGCGTTGAATCCTTACATCGGCTATGAGAAAGCAGCTGAGATTGCCAAACTTGCCTTTAAGACTCATTCTACTTTAAAACAAGCTGCTCTTAAGCTAGGTTATGTAACGGATGAGGAATATGATGAATGGATTCAACCGATTAAGATGGTTAATCTGGAAGACGATCAGTAGCATACAAAAGCCCCTGCAAGTATTGCAGGGGCAAGCCATATCATATTTAATTGTATTAATGTTGTTGGTGTCCACCAATTTGTTGCTCTGCCATTTGTACTAAGCGCTTTGTAATTTCTCCACCAACAGAACCATTTGCTCGAGCTGTTGCATCTGGTCCAAGCTGTACACCAAATTCAGAAGCAATTTCATACTTCATTTGATCGATTGCCGCCTGAGCACCTGGAGCCACTAATTGGTTTGAAGAGTTATTAGGTTGTTGTTGCATGTTGTGTCATCTCCTTGTTGTCAGTTATATGGTTGGGTTAGCTGGAATTGCACCAGCGCGCATGAAGCGATCAATTTGTTTGATATAACCCATCGATGAAATGTTGCTGCTGTTACTCTCTATTATGGTATTAGGTGTATATGATTATACAAATAGTCAACGTGGTAATATATTCCTTGTTAGACTTGCGTCAACATACATATTTCTTCGTTTTTCTGAAAAAATAAACAGAAAATGAATTGAAGGATAAATGGTGATGAATATGAAAGTTTGTCCACTCTGTAACGGCTTAAAGCAACCACATATAGTATGCACGACTTGTAACAATGAGATGCAAAACACCGGGCGAATATATGATTTCTTTGATGAGTATAGTGCTTATATGGATATTGAAAGTATGAAGTTAGTTGATGGTGTAACAAGTAGTGGAGAACAGGAGCAGTGTTCGCATCTGTTTTATTGTGACATTTGTAAGGCTTCGTTCATAAAAAAAATTCTATTGGAAGAGTGTTAACATCGTTTCTACATAAATCAAAAAGGCGAGTCAAATTTATTGACTCGCCTTTTTGATTTATGTGTATGTTGAATTAACGGATACGAATTTCTGATTTTTTATCAAAGAAATGA is a genomic window of Bacillus spongiae containing:
- a CDS encoding ABC transporter ATP-binding protein; this encodes MKVGKRLFEYALLYKKTIIIALIMLTLSVAAELTGPFIAKKIIDDHILGIEGTWYETKEGKDAIAYQNKWYKRSDYLTDQEEKGKAVRVLQVEKSFYFIGEEVLFDGKRSYEDGVLTIEKANRTATYSAHRLNTDELLAFYQPEISRIVKLILFYFVLLIVASIFHYGQNLYLKTASNRIIQKMRNDIFQHTQTLPIRYFDTLPAGKVVARITNDTEAIRELYVTVLSTFFTSAIYISGIYVALFILNPTLATISLILLPILYIWIILYRKYASKYNKIIRSKVSDINAMVNESIQGMSIIQAFGREQKTVKEFDELNETHFKFQNKLLNLNSLTSHNLVNILRNLAFVMFIWYFGGGSLGGGGFVTLGVLYAFVDYINRLFQPVTGMVNQLANLEQALVAGERVFTLLDEKGVKVSDQSIPRYKGNVTFQHVSFGYSENHYVLKDIHFEAKQGETIALVGHTGSGKSSIMNLLFRFYDCDEGKILIDGKDIKEFDHQTIREHMGIVLQDPYLFSGTIATNVTLNSSKISREKMEKALKAVGANRVMTHLEEGLDTEVVEKGSTLSSGQRQLISFARALAFDPAILILDEATSSIDTETESIIQNAMEVLKKGRTTFIIAHRLSTIKNADQIIVLDKGEMIEKGTHDELMNLKGRYYQMYELQKGKESVKKIS
- a CDS encoding NAD(P)-dependent oxidoreductase produces the protein MKICLFGATGRVGSILLDNMVQGGHDVRVLVRNKEKITISSSNLSVIQGNVLDETDIQNTMNQSDIVVSCLGTDQNSTLSKSMPLILKSMRLFNVKRIITIGTAGILQSRSNPGTFRFLTVESKRKKTTAVKDHLKTYFMLKQSNMEWSIVCPTYLPTGQRQGNYRVQKHQLPESSSSISIYDTADFTYSLLTNHDYEYARIGITY
- a CDS encoding amino acid ABC transporter substrate-binding protein → MKKWILTLGISVAMFGLAACGSGDKKDEATSDTALYDRVIEDGELLIGTEGTYPPYSFHDDSGDLTGFDVEIAREVAKRLGVEAVFKETQWDAMFEGLNSKRFDMIANQVGIKEDRIEKYDFSIPYISSSAVLVTAEDSDVTSFEDIEGLTSAQSLTSNYREIAEDYGAKVQGVDGLAQAIELLAAGRVDVTINDKLSILDYKQKQPNAKIKIAATSEDASESGLMFNQGNDKLVDEVNKALEEMMEDGTYLEISEKWFGEDVR
- a CDS encoding amino acid ABC transporter permease gives rise to the protein MLGSIFQDPERMMDILQSSLLPLLKGALYYSIPLTIWSFIFGMMLAILTALARLSGSKLFRGVARVYVSAIRGTPLLVQLFIIFYGLPTLEIEFLKFDPFPSAVIAFSLNVGAYASEIVRAAIQSIPKGQWEAAFSIGMTYRQALRRVILPQAARVSIPPLSNTFISLVKDTSLASLVLVTELFRKAQEIAASNYEFLLIYTEAALIYWVICFILSIIQDRIENRLDRFVAK
- a CDS encoding amino acid ABC transporter ATP-binding protein; amino-acid sequence: MISIRNLKKSFGSLDVLKDMNLEVEKGQVIVLIGPSGSGKTTFLRCVNALEIPNSGVINVDQLELDFENKISQADILQLRRQTGMVFQNYNLFPHKTALENVMEGPIIVQRRRKEEVRKLAVSLLEKVGLGDKIDYYPHQLSGGQQQRVGIARALAIQPKVMLFDEPTSALDPELVGEVLKVMKNLAEEGLTMIVVTHEMRFAKEAADKVIFMDGGYVIESGSPEQLFEHPKEERTKQFLQVLQ
- the fumC gene encoding class II fumarate hydratase — protein: MDYRTERDTLGEVKVKTDRFWGAQTQRSMENFKIGIEKMPLEIIYAFAQLKKASAIVNEEYGTLSTNKKNLIVRACENILRGELDEHFPLVVWQTGSGTQTNMNVNEVISFIANQLSKEERVHPNDDVNRSQSSNDTFPTAMHIAAYDQIHKKLLPTLTEFAEVLKEKETEFMKVLKIGRTHLQDATPLTLGQEISGWRMMIKHSTAMIEESSQRLLNLAIGGTAVGTGINAPKEFGNKVANQLRNQMSYEFISSDNKFHALTSHDEMVYVHGAMKGLAANVMKIANDIRWLSSGPRSGIGEISIPANEPGSSIMPGKVNPTQSEAITMVATQIFGNDATIGFAASQGNFELNVYKPVILYNFLQSVRLLTDGIASFTSNCIKGLSINKETIDKHVNNSLMLVTALNPYIGYEKAAEIAKLAFKTHSTLKQAALKLGYVTDEEYDEWIQPIKMVNLEDDQ
- a CDS encoding alpha/beta-type small acid-soluble spore protein — encoded protein: MQQQPNNSSNQLVAPGAQAAIDQMKYEIASEFGVQLGPDATARANGSVGGEITKRLVQMAEQQIGGHQQH